gtgatttagggcaagtcacttaacttctcggtgcctcggttacctcatcttataaatggggattaagactgtgagcctcacgttggacaacctgattacccggtattctacccaattgcttagaacagtgcttggtacttagtaagcccctcaacaaataccagcattattattattattattattcttcttattatggaGGGAGCAAATCCCAAGTGTAGAGGGCGACACACGTACCGCTAAGCTCCTAAcctgaaagggaaggaaggagagtggggTGCTCTGGCCTGTGTCTAGCCCCCCTTTTCTGAGGATGAGGCCTAATTGAGGCCCACAGGCCGTGCCTGGCATGCCCccgtcttccctctagactgtaagctcgctgtgggcaagaaacgtgtccaCCACTTCGGttacatgtactctcccaagagcttagttatggggctctgtacacagtaagcgcttaatgcatgtGATggattcccctttcccctcccacagagTAAACCTCGGTGCCCTGTAGGAAAGTGGACTGTCCACCCAAAAGGCCTCAAAGGTGACCAAgcccaggggaagggggctcttctctcctccactggTCTTCTCCCATCCAAAGGGgctcttctgtctctcttccaGGATCGGGCTGCGGGCTTCGACCGCCTTGCAGTGGTAGAAAGTCTCGGCCATGATCGAGGCCGTGTTTGAGGACACGGACATCAAGATCACGGTGTACACTCTCTGAATGGGGCGGGACCCCATTCTCCTGCCCTTTTGCCCCCGGTGACTGGCAGAAGGAGGACCTTCGCCGTGACCAAATCCGTACCAAgccatccacctctccctcctagtCCGGTTGTAATGCTGGGAACTTTTGACTAGCCGAGGGATAATTAGTTGTGGGGGGGCTAGTGCACTGTTAATGGCGAATTGAAAGGACCGGATGTCTGCAGGAGCGGCAGTCGGCCTTCCCCTGGGGCAGCCCCGGCCTTTGTGGAGCTGGTCACTAGGCTCAGCATCGCTGTGGCCCAGGCCTACCATAGATAGCCGGCCATCTGAGGGGTGATTGCGACTCCTCCCCAGGGGTGCAGGGAGCCTTCTCTCGGCAGCCCAGCCCTCCAAAAATGATGAGGTGCCGCCCTGGTTGCTTAAATCCACTCCGTGGGAAAAGATttaacccgccccctccccccccccctttctttccttcttttttctttgtttcatCTTTGGGGAATTGTCTAATTAAGTTCTGGGTTGAGGGGAAATTTTCTAACCGGgaattaaaagggaaaaaatcaAGAACTCTTGTCCTGGGGTCCGATGAGGTTTTGTCTCCCGTTCCTCTTCCTGGTGTGATCTGGAGCAAACAGAAAATTCTTTGTCTGCCCAGTCcaaggcagaaaagtggcaaggtCTGTACCCAGTCTGACATCGCTCTTCTAATTTGTCGGTTTCGGCTGGGCCCAGCCTGACTTGAAGTCTCGGGGCTTCGGGGTCTCGGCTAGGTACGCGAGGGGTAGGACCGTGTACGTGGCTCTAGTTTgcaggtgtggctcagtggaaagagcccgggcttgagagtcaaaggtcatgggttcgaatcccggctctgccactcgtcagctatgtgactgtgggtaagtcgcttcacttctctgggcctcactttcctcatctgtaatatggggattaactgtgagcctcacgtgggacaacccgattaccctgtatctcccccagcgcttagaacagtgctctgcacgtagtaagcgcttaacaaataccaactttattattattagtttggacaTATGGATCAGCCCCTTTATTCCCCTGAGGTGTCCACTTGTGAGATTAACTTCGGGGGCTGTTGGGCTATTAGATCTTTGTGCCTGGCGGCCCTGGCCAGTTTCCCAGAACTCCAGccctacttcccctctctgtgggaCCCAGGAGGCCGtggtcctctccccacctccacctcaggCCCAAGTCCCGTCTCCTTTCCCAACCATCCAATCCCACTCCccgggccctgggaatcagaggacccgggttcaattcccggttctgccaactgccctgccgtgtgaccttaggcaagtcacttttctctgccacagttttcctcatctgtaaaatggggatgaaatccccgctctccttccgccgtagactctgagccccgtgtggggacagggcctgggtcggacccgattatctcgtcagtacagtgcttggcacagagtaagcgcttaaccaaacaccacgattattattttttaggTAGCGTGATGACTGAGTTGAAAGGAGTAAAAGAGATCCCAACCCACCCAGTTATTCCTTAGACTCTCTTCTGGCGTGGGTTTGGGCTTGGGGTGAAGCCTAGAGGAAGGAGTGGCGATTCTCTCTGCAATAGGGAGTCAGCGACTCCACCAGGCTGCTAGGGTAGggctggcataatggatagagcacaggcctggaagtcagaaggtcataggtctaatcctggctctgccacttctctgctgggggtaacggtgggcaagtcacttcacttctctttgcctcagttacctcatctgtaaaaaggggattgagactgtgaggccccatgtgggacaagagattgtgtccaacctgatttacttacgtctaccccagtgcgGTAGAACCagtgctaggccacactgtagaTGCTTAACAGTATCCTTGTTACTGGTTTTACTGGTGTTTAAGCTgggttcccctcccccaccttctgaTCCCACAAGGGTCAGTGCTCAATTTCAGAAAAAGTTGTGGCAAAGACTTCCTGCAGGAGTGtcttgggtggggtggagggttggATGGAAGAGGAGTTCTGGGGTGGCAAGTGAACTAATAAAATGCTTTGTTATCTACCTGTAGTGTGTGGGTCAGATTCCCCCATTGTACTTCAAAGGTACATTATCACAGCCGAAGATTTGGAGAAAGGGCGTGCCTGTGGTGGAATTCCAAGAGCACTGACAATTCACCCAGGAAGCTGACAGCCAGTCAGCATATCAGGTGGCCCCATTTTCAAACCCCAATGATGTGTCCCCTTTGAAGTCACAGAAAAGGAAGTTTGCCTGTACCTATCCCCGGTGCCTCTGGctccacttaattttttttttaagatcagaGGGTGGGACTTCCTCTTTGTGACCTAAATCGAcctttctgtttctccccctcttcctcccctgtgaggtgaggagcagggagaggggagtttGGGGCTTTGACTAAGTGGCTGAGCCTCCTAGGGTGAAACAGACATCTGTTTGGCTTGTCCCATGTAGACATCACTGGATGGGCAGTTTTGGCCTGAATTATTACAGTCAGCTGTGTAAAAATCCACTAACCGATTGCTCAATTTCTCCCACCTTGTGGGCTGGGCCCAAAAGCCGAGTCCAAGCTTGGGAGAAAGCTGGTCCAATGCCCGGCCCACCCCAGTGGGAGAGGTGCCCCTGTGTGCAGGAGCGATTGCCAGTTGGCCTTCAGTTCCTCCTGTCCCTGGCCCCTCCGGGTAGGAGACAgaagatttttgttgttgttgtttctctCTCAGCCACTTCATTCTCCTGTGGTGATGAATTGCGAGGCTAGGGGAAGCCTATTCCAGCTCAATATCCTGaatcaggccttggagtcagaaggacctggttctaattatCGGCTCtgccaaataaaataataataataattgtattcgttaagcacttactatgtgccaggccctatattaaggctggggttggatacaaattgggttgagccactagggctcacagtcccagtccccatttacagatgtttgaggcacagagaaatgaagtggcttgtccaagcgtcacacagcaggcaagtggtagagccaagattagagcctgtgacctcctaattcccaggcgcatgctctatccactacaccatgccacttgtctgctgtgtgaccttgagcaagtcacccatttatctgtgcctcaggtacctcatctgggaaaatggggattaagactgtgagccccacgtgggaacacggacctgtgtccaacccgatttgctgtatctccccagcacttagaacagtgcctggcacagagtaagcgcttagcaaacactgtAAGAAAAAACAAGCCCAAACTTCTGCTTTCACTGCGCAGAAAAACCACACCACTCCACCTCGTTGGATTGCCATTGGGtgtttctcttttaaaaaagTTTCTTAACATTATAAAAACAAATTGCTGGGTATATTTCCGAGATCTGCCCTTGAGCTGTAAGGCTCCATTTTTGTCTAGTTTTGAAGCGACCCCGGTGTGTGGTGACCTGTGGCATCCCCCACCCCGAATGGACCCCCCCGACTTGCAGGCTGTAGCCACCAAGGGTGGGTAGGTGGAGGGGGGGGCTTGTGTCGAATGACACCCGGTGCTGCGGCGGCATCCGGCGGGCGAGCCCCGACTGGTGGGGGCaagtctgggggcggggccgccgcatCCCGATGGGCTCCAGAAGCGTCGGGCAGCTGGAGCGGGGGGCGGGCGTCCAGTCCCCGCAGGTGTCCCCCGGGTGGGGTGACGAGCCAGCCCTGGTGAGAGAACAGAGAGACCCGTGTGACGGGCAGCGACTGGGAGCGGACGGGACTCAAACCCAGCAGGGGATGCCAGGTGAAGTATTAGTATACCACTTCAAGGTGGGTGGTTTATGGAGAAATCCCTGCATGTGCGTCAGAGTTTGACAAAACAGCTTCCCTCTTGGCCTGCCACTCCTCCCGAGGAGGGGCCAAGGAAGAGGATGGGGCCTGGAGAAGTTTTAGGAGGACTCACTGGCCAAGGGGATTAGGAAGAAGCTGGTGGAatcctccccctctgaactgtaagcttgtggcagggaatgtgtctcttattgtactgtagtctcccaagtgcttagtactggtgctctgcatacagtaagtgctcaataaatacagttgatatgaatgaataaatgagatgtcccaccaacactcctgtgtctcctcctcaaatcctcctgcGTTGGGCTGGTgggccctggcccacattctctcTCAGTGCCCCCACCAGACCCCTGCTATTTGACCCAGCTTGCCCTTAGACCAGTCTGATGAATTTCTCCAGGCCCTTTAGGCCTCCATCTCTTCTACTCCgagcctcttcccacccccattagattgtaaactgctggaggcagggatcctatctaccaagtctggtattgtcctctctcaaggacttagtttaACACTGCACAAAAGTagcatgcaataaatgccattgatcgatcctCTGGTTATCTCTGGCTTCCTTGGAAACTGCTCTCCAACTTTCTCCCTGGTTGACTAGGGatcatgccccccacccccatcctaaccctttccactccaaGGAAGCAGCTGATGCCCCGACCCCCGTGGGTTCTGTGGGAGAGCTGGAAAAACAGCCCTGGGGCTCCACTTCCCCCCACTCTTGTAGGTTTGCAAGGTCACTCATTTCCTCCAGAAGTTAGCACACGTGCGGTTTACAAGATCCAAACTAATCCCCGGCTCCCTGGTCCTGGCTCAGCAGAGTCCTTCGAGCTGACGGGGCATCCTGCCCCGGCCACTGAGGGCCACCACCTCCTCGTCCCCGGTAGCCGAAGGTCTCCGGGTAAGGGAACCCAGGTCCGCTTTCGAGCGTCAACACCCCtacggtgggcagggatcccggGAGTGAGGGGCCGCTGGGCTCCTGGAGGGtcctaccatttttaaaaaagcatggccatagtgggtagagcatgagcctgggagtcagaaggccatgagttctaatcccggctccaccgcttgtctgctgcgtgaccttgggcaagtccctcgatgtctctgtgcctcaattccctcatctacaaaatagggattcaaactaggagccccatgtgggacatggactgtctccaaccccgcttagcttgtatctaccccagctctgagagcagtgtttggcacatagtaagtgcttaagataataccatcatcacttttaattattattattgccaagttTCCAGTTTACCCAGTCTTGAAAGAGGCCCATTGCCTGACcccgtttcctcctctccctgacccgCTCGGGTGCTGGCAGGATAGAgccccgggtggggtgggggtgaattaatcagtattatttattgagcgcttactgtttgcagttgAAGCATTGACTGAGACTGGGGGCAGGCTTGGAACCTTTCCCAGCTGCTTCAAGAGCTCTTGGTGGGACACATGTCCACTTGTCCCTTATGATACTGAAAAATCCCCAGACAAGAACAGCTCGATTTCCCTTTGGGGCAAtttatcaatcgatagtatttatggctGCTAATTAGCCTAATCATGATCTAATTGGCTGCTTAACGAACTAATCCTTGCTAATAATACAGCTCCTCCACCAATTGGGGTTCTCATCTTGGAGCAGAGaaccgcccccccttccccactatGATTGGGCCTCTGGCAGGTtaaccaccctcctcccccacatgTCCACACACTTTCTACCTCAAAATGCATCCTGGGTCCAGGAAGCATTTTTTGCCAATTCCCTTCGCTGCCTGTCTGAGCTCTGCCCAGATGAAGCTGGAATCTTCACCCTCTCccactcctgttcttcctcccctctccagcccacagGGTTTGTAAGACTCCTTTTGGGGGGTTTAATGGTTAGGACTGGAGTGTGGCTCCCTTATGGACAAGAGCTTTTTTGTGAGGGGGGCTACTGGCCTCTTCCCAGGGGTGAGCCCAAAGCGGGAGAAGCATCCCTGGCGGGGTCCCTGGAAGAGGCGGGGGGACTCCGTGGACCTTGCTGCCCCAGTGACTCGGCTgaggtcaatcagtggcatttattgagtgcttacagagcgcTAAGCCACTTGGacaagtacagtacaagagtattAGGCATGGTCCCTTCCCATCTCGgttccttgataataataatgttggtattgttaagtgcttactatgttgcagggcactgttctacagcgctggggtaataataataacgttggtatttgttaagcgcttactatgtgccgagcactgttctaaagcgctgggtagacacaggggaatcaggttgtcccacgtggggctcacagtcttaatccccatttacagatgagggaactgaggcacagagaagttaagtgacttgcccacagtcacacagccgacaagtggcagagctgggatttgaactcatgagccctgactccaaagcccgtactctttccactgagccacgctacaaggtaatcaggttgtcccacgtgaggctcacagttaatccccattttacagatgaggtaactgaggcacagagaagttgtgacttgcccacagtcacacagctgacaagtggcagagctgggatttgaacccatgaccaggaTCCCCTCATTGCTGTCCCATCTCCACTTGTAGGGAGTCCAGACTGCAGCCGCTCCAATTCCCCAGCACTGTCCACACCCCTCTCAGTGCCCacgcccaccccccagcactcatGCCCGTACCCTCCCATCTGAACCTGTGCCCCATCCTGGAGCCCATGCCCCCGAGCCCTGCCCCCTCCAGAGCTACCAAAAACCATCACCCGGTGTGAAACCAAGACAGGTGGGAGGAGGTTGGGCCCTGCAGGGATGATGGAGTCGGCCCCACCCCGCCGGGGCTGTGATGGGGATGGGGGACACCCCACCAGGGGACAGAGCCGGGGATGACGGCCCCCTGGAGCCCGAAAGGAGCACGGAAGAGTGGGCGTCCGGGGCCAGGAAGGCCAGAGAGGAGCAGACCCCACCCTGCCGTCCCACCACCCACCGGCCACCGCCCCCGGGTCCGGCGGAGGAGATGACTCACGGTCGGCTCAGTGCAGGACCTCCGCCAGCTTCTCCTCGTAGTAAAGGAAGTTCTCCTGAATGTCCTCCCAGGGCACGAAGGCCTTGGCCtcgccctcctcctgctccacgaAGTTCTGCCACACGTACTCGAAGTCCTGCGGCTTCATGATGCGCAGCTTGCAGCCGGCCGCCTTCAGCTTCTTCAGGGCGGCCTGGATCTCGGGCTCTTCCCACATGAAGAGGCGGCCCACCAGGAGGAGAAGGCGCAGGTTCGGGTGCGGCGCCAGGGTGTCGGCGATGCGGTCGGCGCAGGCGGCGCACGGGCTGGAGGAGACGTACCAGGTCACGTTGTACTTCAGGGCCTGGTCGCAGGCCGGCAGGATGCTGTTGAAGAAGGCTTCCTCGGCGTGGGCCGCCGCGTGTTCGTCCTCCAGGTAGCCCCGCGCCGTCTGGTTCTCCTTGCCCTGGGTCTCCACCACGTAGCACAGGAAGGTCTTGTTCCGCCCGGAGCTGTATTCCACATTCCGGAACTGGAACTTAAAGAAGGAGGCGGGGAGGCGTTCcctggaggggggcaaggggagagggcgCCGGGGCCCCGGGCACGGTTATGGCCCCGGGCTCCCTGCTACCCCTGGTGAACAAGCCCAGTGGCCTGCTGAGGGGGAGAAGTTGCCCTGGCCCAGAGGGCCAGTGCGCAGCCTCCCCACCTGCTCCCCGGGGCCCTGGCTGGCATTCAGCTAATGGCAGGGAGAGGCGGAAgccagggggacagagagggactgAAGGGcttatttttcattctttttactTTGGAGaaatagcacggcctagtggatagaacacgggcccgggagtcggaaggacctgggttctaatcccagttttgccacttgtctgctgtgtgacctggggcaagtcacttcagttctctgtgcttcagttccttcatctgtaaaatggggattaaggctgtgagccccgtgtgggacagggactgtgtccaacctgattaacttgtaccttccccagcacttagaacagtgcctaggggatagtaagcacttaacaaacaccataattattattattattactctcctgcaGGCTTCTGTCCTCCAGGCTTCTGTAAATTGGCCctcaaggggaaagtgaggcaccagGGATCATCTGCCCTGCTATTTCggcgaagcagtgtggtttagtggctagagcacgggtctgggagtcagaaggacctgggttgtaatcctggctctgcctcatgtctgctgtctgaccttaacTTCACTGGACcacagttaccttaactgtaaaatggggattaagagcgtgagcctctcagtgcttagaacagtgcttggcatattgttattattattatcctcgccTCTCGGGGGTTCCGGGAGCTTGCCTGCCTAGGGGTGGTGGCCTGGGCTCTGGGGTACCCAGGAGATGAACCCTCTCGGATTGAGGAACTGGGGgcctggaaggaaggagggacagacagtctactaactcaattgcattgcactctctcccatgtgctcagtgcagtgctcagcaggcagtaggcactcaataaataccatcaattgagtgACTGTTTGATTGTGGTGATCTTTTTGTGCAGCAAAAGGCAATTCCTAACTGTCTTCCCCATGGATTCTCCTGATGTGAGTTTCTAGGAGGAAAATCCCTGAGAGATGATCTTCACTCTACAAGTGCAAACGGCACCCTGCCTTGCCCCGCGTCCCGCACAGGCCGTGAACGACGAAGTCGGCACCAATCTTCAGGCCTCCCGGGGTCTGGCCTGGTCTTCCAAGGAGACAGAGCAATGGGGGAGACCAGAGCTGGGGGGAGACCagtgctgggggctggaggaggccaGAGCAGCGGGGGGAGGCTAGCCTTTCTCTGGAAAAGGGACTCCTCCTCAGCTTCCATGCTCCTCTGCCCCTTTGGGCTTGGTTGAGTGTTTCCCTTGGAGATGTTCCTGTTGGGGCCCATCAGCTGCTCAGGGCCAGGGTGGGCAGGGCCCCCGGGATTCCTTTGCACGAGGGTTAGGGGGAGGAGACGCCACGCTATACTTAGGTCCCTAAGCCCTAGGCAGCCGCGTTGGTTGTTGACTTAACATTTCAGCAGGCACGATGGCTCCGTTGGCCTCCAGCGGGGTCGGAGATCAGAGGCCGGATGGTCCCGGAGAGGGGCCGGGAGAAATCCAGCGCAGCAGGCCTGGCCTTCCTCCAGCagccctccccgaccccttccagcccacctcaccccttccctctgttTTCAGTTTCCCCAAGAAGCAGCGGCATTCCCGCTTCCCAGAATGcagacccctccaccccctggccCTAGCAGGGCTGAGAGGGAACGTTTCCGAGCCTCACCCGACTAGccattcccccccccacctcagctccTCATTTTCTCTGGCCGGAGCTCTCCTGAGCACCCCCTTAACGGGAGGGATGGAGGTGCCCCTAGAAATCAGAaaccagagagagagaagcaaaggtCATTCCTCTATTTATACCCCGTTTCCTACTCCAGCCTGCCAACGTTCCTGCCCCGTCCAGGGGCGGCCAACGGAGAAGCAATCTCCTGGACCGAGCTCcctgctgggctgggggtgggcactCCTCTCGGCGAGTCTTAGTCAGaggggaaagaatgaaagaaagattGGGAGGCTTTCGGAGGACAAAAGTGAGGCTGGGGGGAAAGgtcatggggtgggggggtttgGGGGTCACTCCAGGGCCGACGGTTGTGGGGCAAGCCAGGGCTCAGAGCAGCCAGTCTGCCCTTGGGCACTTCCCTCCCTGAGGGATCGCAGAGCTCAGGGTGGGCACAGGGGGAAACCAGGGCCAGTCTTTCCTCTGACAGAGAGCAGTCGAGCTGCTGAGAGGCCTAGGGAATTCTGGGCTACAgtttggatcttttttttttaaaaaaaaaaaaattggtacttaataattgtggtatttgttaagcacttactatgtgccaggcactgaactaaagtgagtgaatacaagcaaattgggttagacgctgtacttgtcccgcgtggagctcccagtcttcatccccattttccagatgagggaactgaggcccagagaagtgaactgacttaaccaaggccacacaggagacaagtggtggagccggcattagaacccatgaccttctgactcctaggcctgggctctgtccactaagccatgctgcttctcaagtgattactctgtgccaggtactgtactaagcactgaggtggatacaagataatcagatgggacacagtccttgtcccacatggggttcacagtctaagtaagaggaaggaggatttaattcccattttacagatgaggtaataataataatgttggtgtttgttaagcgcttactatgtgcagagcactgttctaaacactggggtagatacagggtaatcaggttgtcccacatgaggctcacagtcttaacccccattttacagatgaggtaactgagtcacagagaagttaagtgacttgcccacagtcacacagctgacaagggcggaaccgggattcgaacccatgacctctgactcccaagcccctgctctttccactgagccacgctgcttctctagtattcattcaatattcattcaatagtatttattgagcgcttactatgtgcagagcactgtactaagcgcttgggatgaacaagtcggcaacagatacagtccctgccgtttgacgggtttacagtctaatctaatcgaTTAACTACTAATCACTAGtagttaagtgaggcacagagaagtgaagtgatttgcccgaggtcacatgggtCTTCGAAGCTGAGtagagaaggcagggaagagtagaataataattattattatggtatttgttaagtgctcactgtgtgccaaacactgttctaagctctaggattgGTTATCATCAAGGCCCTACTGAGtggatgcactgtactaagtggcagtgtttagtacagagcctggcacatagtaagcgcttaactaatatcataattattattattacaacagaagtcCGAGGCCCATTGCTTGTTTTCAGAGAGTTTCTCCAACGGGAAGAGAAAACTGCTGCCCTGGGGTTCCAGCAATTGGAGGATTGGCTGTCTGTCCCAGCAGCCCCCGGGAATTGGGTGCCGGccagggtcaatcaatcatagttattgagcgcttagagtgtgcagagcactgtcctaagtgcttgggagagtacccagctctgccacttgtcagctgtgtgactgtgggcaagtcacttaacttctctgtgccttagttacctcatctgtaaaatggggattaactgtgagcctcacgtgggacaacctgattaccctgtatctatgccagagcttagaatggtgctctgcacatagtaagcgcttaacaaataccgacattattattattattacaataaaacagaattggtagacatgttctctgtaagacctaatggaaaaagcaggggcctgggattctgaggaTGGGAGTTCTAATCGCGCCTCTTCCAACTGCttcctgaatgaccttgggcaagtcacttggcttttctgtgcctcagtttcctcaactggaaaatggggattaaatcttactctttccctacttaggctgtgagcactacgtgggacaggaactgtgattatcttatatctaccctgcttgacacatagtaagcacttaacaacattgagggaagcagtgtggcctcgtggaaagaacacagccctgggagtcaggggacctggattctaatccaggctttgccacttgtctgcagagtgaccttggacaagtcatttaacttctcagtgactcagtcacctcatcagtaaaatgtggattaaaaccgtgagccccatgtgggacatggactgtgtccaacctgattagcttaggtttatccaccccagagtttagcacagtgcctggcacagagtaactacttaacaaatgccatttaacgcCACCCTCCAAGAAAAAACAGTTATAATggaggatcttacagcctagagggggagcccCGAGGcagcctggggagggagaagctcTTCCCCTGGGCAGAACCGGGCAGTGGTGGCTGA
This sequence is a window from Ornithorhynchus anatinus isolate Pmale09 chromosome 7, mOrnAna1.pri.v4, whole genome shotgun sequence. Protein-coding genes within it:
- the APOBEC2 gene encoding C->U-editing enzyme APOBEC-2 codes for the protein MAEKDTPAPAPENGEGEAEDAEDPEKKKELVELPPFEIVTGERLPASFFKFQFRNVEYSSGRNKTFLCYVVETQGKENQTARGYLEDEHAAAHAEEAFFNSILPACDQALKYNVTWYVSSSPCAACADRIADTLAPHPNLRLLLLVGRLFMWEEPEIQAALKKLKAAGCKLRIMKPQDFEYVWQNFVEQEEGEAKAFVPWEDIQENFLYYEEKLAEVLH